One Glycine max cultivar Williams 82 chromosome 3, Glycine_max_v4.0, whole genome shotgun sequence DNA window includes the following coding sequences:
- the LOC102660222 gene encoding F-box/kelch-repeat protein At3g06240 isoform X2 codes for MIRNATLAATIFPGELIGAILLWLPVRSVLRFKCVCKSWLSVISDPHFAKSHFELAIAPTHRVLKLLNNFQVNSIDVDNDDDSADILFNTPLLPPPHAAPKYVYIAGSCRGFILLELVSDLNSIHLVVWNPSTGLVKRIHHVNHLNLFDIDSHLCGIGYDSSTDDYVVVTMACQRPGRVVNCLSLRTNSWSFTEKKQLTAAYDDNEVGHVTREFLNGAFHWLEYCKGLGCQIIVAFDVREKELSEVPRPRDLPVESEDNFIYDLITMGECLCLCFVRCQNRTRVYEMWTMKEYKVQASWTRAVWWISGGRTVLELN; via the exons ATGATTAGGAATGCCACTCTTGCCGCCACCATCTTTCCCGGCGAGTTGATCGGAGCAATTCTGTTATGGTTACCGGTGAGATCTGTGTTACGTTTCAAATGTGTGTGCAAGTCTTGGCTCTCTGTTATTTCTGATCCCCATTTTGCCAAATCCCATTTTGAGCTAGCAATTGCACCCACCCACCGAGTCCTGAAATTGCTCAACAATTTCCAAGTCAATTCCATAGACGTAGACAATGATGATGATTCCGCCGACATACTCTTCAATACCCCACTACTTCCACCACCACACGCTGCTCCCAAATACGTATACATTGCGGGTTCTTGCAGAGGATTTATACTCTTGGAACTCGTTTCGGACTTAAATTCCATTCATCTCGTCGTATGGAATCCGTCGACGGGTCTCGTGAAACGAATTCACCATGTTAATCATTTGAATTTGTTTGATATCGATTCACATCTATGTGGCATTGGGTATGACTCGTCAACCGATGATTATGTGGTGGTAACAATGGCATGTCAACGACCTGGTAGGGTGGTGAATTGTTTATCTTTGAGAACCAATTCATGGAGCTTCACCGAGAAGAAACAACTAACTGCTGCTTATGATGATAATGAAGTCGGACATGTTACGAGGGAGTTCTTAAACGGGGCCTTCCATTGGCTCGAATACTGTAAAGGTCTTGGCTGCCAAATTATTGTTGCATTTGACGTGAGGGAAAAAGAATTATCAGAGGTTCCGCGGCCACGCGATTTACCCGTTGAATctgaagataattttatttatgatttgatCACAATGGGAGAATGTCTTTGTTTATGTTTTGTGCGCTGCCAGAACAGGACTAGAGTGTATGAAATGTGGACCATGAAGGAATACAAAGTTCAGGCATCTTGGACCAg GGCTGTATGGTGGATAAGTGGTGGACGGACAGTGCTCGAACTGAACTGA
- the LOC121174590 gene encoding protein PLASTID TRANSCRIPTIONALLY ACTIVE 10-like: MLSPNYRKKKREEMGLTKEEFYTKQFEIKGDISEPLMTTWAGPLVVRLVPPHDWPPRGWCVDQEELTFIREAHKVQARRVMLEEVESGVRIDTDGVGLDRYRVFLKQYKEWVEANKDSLEEESYKVLILHHTNAELSAASDWIGKKEDERRRKT, from the coding sequence ATGCTAAGCCCTAACTACCGCAAGAAGAAAAGGGAGGAAATGGGACTCACCAAGGAAGAGTTCTACACAAAGCAGTTCGAGATCAAGGGCGACATTTCGGAGCCTCTCATGACGACGTGGGCGGGACCACTGGTGGTGCGCCTCGTGCCGCCACACGACTGGCCGCCTCGTGGGTGGTGTGTCGACCAGGAGGAGCTCACATTCATCCGCGAGGCACATAAGGTGCAGGCGAGGAGGGTGATGCTAGAGGAGGTGGAGAGCGGAGTGAGGATTGACACTGATGGCGTGGGCTTGGATAGGTATAGGGTGTTTCTCAAGCAATATAAGGAATGGGTCGAGGCTAACAAGGATAGTTTGGAAGAGGAGTCTTATAAGGTTTTGATTTTACATCACACTAATGCTGAACTTTCTGCTGCTTCGGATTGGATTGGGAAAAAGGAAgatgagagaagaagaaagacttGA
- the LOC102660222 gene encoding F-box/kelch-repeat protein At3g06240 isoform X1, with product MIRNATLAATIFPGELIGAILLWLPVRSVLRFKCVCKSWLSVISDPHFAKSHFELAIAPTHRVLKLLNNFQVNSIDVDNDDDSADILFNTPLLPPPHAAPKYVYIAGSCRGFILLELVSDLNSIHLVVWNPSTGLVKRIHHVNHLNLFDIDSHLCGIGYDSSTDDYVVVTMACQRPGRVVNCLSLRTNSWSFTEKKQLTAAYDDNEVGHVTREFLNGAFHWLEYCKGLGCQIIVAFDVREKELSEVPRPRDLPVESEDNFIYDLITMGECLCLCFVRCQNRTRVYEMWTMKEYKVQASWTRSFVFSTSYYSYLCSISPICFTKNEEILGLKENKLVRINGKGEVFEHRPRDNFAGRPCLHVIYTGSLLSLPRTTLKN from the coding sequence ATGATTAGGAATGCCACTCTTGCCGCCACCATCTTTCCCGGCGAGTTGATCGGAGCAATTCTGTTATGGTTACCGGTGAGATCTGTGTTACGTTTCAAATGTGTGTGCAAGTCTTGGCTCTCTGTTATTTCTGATCCCCATTTTGCCAAATCCCATTTTGAGCTAGCAATTGCACCCACCCACCGAGTCCTGAAATTGCTCAACAATTTCCAAGTCAATTCCATAGACGTAGACAATGATGATGATTCCGCCGACATACTCTTCAATACCCCACTACTTCCACCACCACACGCTGCTCCCAAATACGTATACATTGCGGGTTCTTGCAGAGGATTTATACTCTTGGAACTCGTTTCGGACTTAAATTCCATTCATCTCGTCGTATGGAATCCGTCGACGGGTCTCGTGAAACGAATTCACCATGTTAATCATTTGAATTTGTTTGATATCGATTCACATCTATGTGGCATTGGGTATGACTCGTCAACCGATGATTATGTGGTGGTAACAATGGCATGTCAACGACCTGGTAGGGTGGTGAATTGTTTATCTTTGAGAACCAATTCATGGAGCTTCACCGAGAAGAAACAACTAACTGCTGCTTATGATGATAATGAAGTCGGACATGTTACGAGGGAGTTCTTAAACGGGGCCTTCCATTGGCTCGAATACTGTAAAGGTCTTGGCTGCCAAATTATTGTTGCATTTGACGTGAGGGAAAAAGAATTATCAGAGGTTCCGCGGCCACGCGATTTACCCGTTGAATctgaagataattttatttatgatttgatCACAATGGGAGAATGTCTTTGTTTATGTTTTGTGCGCTGCCAGAACAGGACTAGAGTGTATGAAATGTGGACCATGAAGGAATACAAAGTTCAGGCATCTTGGACCAggtcatttgttttttctaCTAGTTATTATTCTTATCTGTGTTCCATTTCCCCAATATGCTTCaccaaaaatgaagaaattctgggattgaaagaaaacaaattggtGAGAATTAATGGCAAAGGCGAGGTGTTTGAGCATCGCCCACGCGACAATTTTGCAGGGCGGCCTTGTTTACATGTTATATATACAGGGAGTTTGTTATCACTCCCTAGGACGACTTTGAAAAATTAA
- the LOC100807516 gene encoding hydroquinone glucosyltransferase: MPFTHKIIPKPTTHRIMEKITHIAVVPGPGFSHLIPILEFSKRLVKLHPLLHVTAFIPTLGSLSSVSKSFLKTLSPSITPTFLPPVDPIDIPQGLETAIRMQLTVTYSLPSLHNALKSLTSRTPLVALVVDNFAYEALDFAKEFNMLSYIYFPKSAFTLSMYFHLPKLDEDTSCEFKDLPEPIQMPGCVPIHGLDLHHQIQDRSSQGYELFLQRVKRFCTVDGIFINSFIEMEKEPIRALAKEWNGYPPVYPIGPIIQTGIESDGPIELDCIKWLDKQQPKSVLYVSFGSGGTLSQVQIIELAMGLESSNHKFLWVVRAPSSSASSAYLSGQNENPLEFLPYGFLERTKGQGLVILSWAPQIEILSHSSIGGFMSHCGWNSTLESVLQGVPLIAWPLFAEQRMNAVMLSDDLKVALRLKGNGNGVVEKEEVAEVIKSLMEIESGKMRKIMKRLKEAAINAIKEDGSSTKTMHQSTIKWMQLVGI, translated from the coding sequence ATGCCCTTCACCCACAAAATCATACCTAAACCAACAACACATCGCATCATGGAGAAAATAACTCACATAGCAGTTGTTCCAGGTCCTGGATTTAGCCATCTAATCCCAATTCTTGAGTTCTCCAAACGGCTTGTTAAACTCCACCCTCTCTTGCATGTCACAGCCTTCATTCCCACACTTGGGTCTCTCTCAAGTGTCTCAAAATCCTTTCTTAAAACACTCTCACCAAGCATAACCCCAACTTTCCTTCCACCAGTGGACCCCATTGACATACCACAGGGGCTTGAAACTGCAATCCGAATGCAACTCACAGTGACTTACTCTTTGCCCTCTTTACACAATGCTTTAAAGTCCTTGACTTCAAGGACTCCCCTTGTGGCCCTAGTGGTTGATAACTTCGCCTATGAAGCACTAGATTTTGCCAAAGAGTTCAACATGTTGTCATATATTTACTTTCCAAAATCGGCTTTTACACTTTCAATGTACTTTCACTTGCCCAAGTTGGATGAAGACACATCATGTGAGTTCAAAGACCTTCCAGAACCTATTCAAATGCCAGGTTGTGTACCAATACACGGCCTTGATCTCCACCACCAAATTCAAGAtcgatcaagtcaaggttatgAACTTTTCCTTCAACGTGTTAAACGTTTTTGCACAGTTGATGGGATTTTCATCAATAGCTTTATTGAAATGGAAAAAGAGCCCATAAGAGCATTGGCTAAAGAGTGGAATGGCTACCCTCCTGTTTACCCTATTGGGCCGATAATTCAAACAGGCATTGAGTCCGATGGGCCCATTGAATTAGACTGCATAAAGTGGTTGGACAAACAACAACCTAAGTCTGTTCTATATGTTTCTTTTGGGAGTGGTGGCACATTATCACAAGTTCAAATTATTGAACTAGCTATGGGCCTAGAATCGAGTAATCATAAATTTTTGTGGGTGGTAAGAGCACCTAGTAGTTCAGCTAGTAGTGCTTATCTCAGTGGTCAAAATGAGAATCCATTGGAATTTTTACCATATGGATTCTTGGAGAGAACCAAGGGGCAAGGCTTGGTGATTCTATCATGGGCACCCCAGATTGAAATTCTCAGCCATAGTTCAATTGGTGGGTTCATGAGTCATTGTGGTTGGAATTCAACCCTTGAAAGTGTGTTGCAAGGTGTGCCATTGATAGCATGGCCTCTCTTTGCAGAGCAAAGAATGAACGCTGTTATGCTAAGTGATGACCTCAAAGTGGCACTAAGGCTAAAAGGGAATGGCAATGGAGTGGTGGAAAAGGAAGAAGTTGCTGAAGTGATAAAGAGTCTAATGGAAATTGAAAGtggaaaaatgagaaaaataatgaagagGTTGAAAGAAGCTGCTATTAATGCAATAAAAGAAGATGGTAGTTCTACAAAGACCATGCATCAATCAACAATTAAATGGATGCAATTAGTAGGAATATAA